Proteins encoded by one window of Cannabis sativa cultivar Pink pepper isolate KNU-18-1 chromosome 4, ASM2916894v1, whole genome shotgun sequence:
- the LOC115712119 gene encoding protein ACTIVITY OF BC1 COMPLEX KINASE 8, chloroplastic, which produces MASSSIAIPDLTFLSPQLTHTHRRSVYLSKNSLFRLSLSKHSGCNFRTRIKAVKEDGVVVDEKRSEFIKEVNGAGLNGNGAAGTNGNGYAYNGSVERYSNGGVSVLESGNGAATNGTLAKYVNGNGVAAEVAAEVKDAEVAEEGRKKRIEEIGKEDAWFKQSGSGQQKVEVSVTPGGRWSRFKTYSTIQRTLEIWGFVLKFLFKAWLNNQKFTYRGGMTEGKKVLRRKALAKWLKESILRLGPTFIKIGQQFSTRVDILAQEYVDQLAELQDQVPPFPSETAVSIIEEELGGSVNEIFDRFDYEPIAAASLGQVHRAKLKGQEIVVKVQRPGLKALFDIDLKNLRVIAEYLQKIDPKSDGAKRDWVAIYDECASVLYQEIDYTKEAANAELFASNFKNLEYVKVPTILWEYTTPQVLTMEYVPGIKINKIKALDQLGVDRKRLGRYAVESYLEQILSHGFFHADPHPGNIAVDDVNGGRLIFYDFGMMGSISPNIREGLLEVFYGVYEKDPDKVLQAMIQMGVLVPTGDMTAVRRTALFFLNSFEERLAAQRKEREMATAELGFKKPLSKEEKIMKKKERLAAIGEDLLAIAGDQPFRFPATFTFVVRAFSVLDGIGKGLDPRFDITEIARPYALELLKFREAGVEVLLKDARSRWDRQSQAFYNLFRQADRVQKLTDVIQRLEQGDLKLRVRALESERAFQRVATVQKTIGSAVAAGSLVNLATILYFNSIRVPAMTAYAFCAFFGIQVLIGIIKVKKLDERERLIMGTA; this is translated from the exons ATGGCTTCTTCTTCCATAGCTATTCCGGACCTGACTTTTCTCTCACCACAATTGACGCATACTCATAGGCGGTCTGTATATCTCTCTAAAAATTCTCTGTTTAGGCTCTCTCTCTCAAAGCATAGCGGCTGCAATTTTCGAACACGGATCAAAGCTGTTAAAGAAGACGGCGTTGTGGTCGATGAGAAGAGGAGCGAATTCATAAAGGAAGTGAATGGAGCGGGATTGAACGGCAATGGAGCTGCCGGGACGAATGGGAATGGTTATGCGTATAATGGTTCGGTGGAGAGGTATTCCAATGGTGGTGTGAGTGTGTTGGAGAGTGGGAATGGGGCGGCTACTAATGGGACCTTGGCTAAGTATGTAAATGGAAATGGTGTGGCTGCTGAAGTGGCGGCCGAGGTCAAGGACGCGGAGGTGGCGGAGGAAGGGAGAAAGAAGAGGATAGAGGAAATTGGGAAAGAAGACGCCTGGTTTAAGCAAAGTGGTAGTGGGCAACAAAAAGTTGAG GTTTCTGTTACTCCTGGTGGTCGTTGGAGTAGATTTAAAACTTACTCAACAATCCAGAGAACCTTGGAAATATGGGGATTTGTTCTAAAATTTCTCTTTAAGGCTTGGTTGAACAATCAGAAGTTCACTTATAGAG GAGGAATGACAGAGGGGAAAAAAGTCTTGAGGCGGAAGGCTCTTGCAAAGTGGCTTAAAGAAAGTATTTTAAGATTAGGTCCGACATTCATCAAAATTGGCCAGCAGTTCTCTACAAGGGTTGACATTCTTGCACAAGAATATGTAGACCAATTGGCTGAACTTCAG GATCAAGTTCCTCCTTTTCCGTCGGAGACAGCTGTTTCTATTATTGAAGAAGAGCTTGGAGGTTCTGTAAATGAAATCTTTGATCGGTTTGACTATGAACCAATAGCTGCTGCTAGTCTTG GTCAGGTCCACCGTGCAAAATTGAAGGGACAGGAAATTGTTGTTAAAGTGCAAAGGCCTGGGCTGAAGGCTCTCTTTGACATTGATCTAAAAAATCTGAGG GTAATTGCAGAGTACCTTCAAAAGATTGATCCAAAATCAGATGGGGCAAAGAGGGATTGGGTTGCTATATATGATGAGTGTGCCTCCGTTTTATACCAG GAAATCGATTACACCAAGGAAGCCGCAAACGCAGAATTATTTGCAAGCAACTTTAAGAACTTGGAATATGTTAAAGTCCCAACAATATTGTGGGAGTACACAACGCCGCAG GTTTTGACTATGGAGTATGTCCCAGGGatcaaaataaataagataaaagCTTTAGATCAGTTGGGTGTTGATCGGAAAAG GTTGGGTCGATATGCTGTTGAATCTTATTTGGAGCAAATCCTGTCTCATGGTTTTTTCCATGCTGACCCT CATCCTGGAAATATTGCTGTTGATGATGTTAATGGTGGAAggttaatcttttatgattttgGAATGATGGGAAG TATTAGTCCAAACATCAGAGAAGGTTTGTTGGAAGTATTCTATGGAGTTTACGAGAAGGATCCAGATAAG GTCCTCCAGGCAATGATACAGATGGGTGTTCTTGTACCTACCGGAGATATGACAGCTGTCAGGCGAACTGCTCTGTTCTTCCTTAATAG CTTTGAAGAGCGCCTTGCTGcacagagaaaagagagagagatggcgACAGCTGAACTTGGATTTAAAAAGCCATTGAGTAAGGAGGAAAAGataatgaagaagaaagaacgTTTGGCTGCAATTG GGGAAGATCTATTAGCCATTGCAGGAGATCAACCCTTCCGCTTTCCTGCTACTTTCACATTTGTTGTTCGGGCATTTTCAG TATTGGATGGCATTGGAAAGGGCCTTGACCCTCGATTTGATATTACTGAGATTGCCAGACC TTATGCCCTGGAATTGTTGAAATTTAGGGAAGCTGGAGTTGAAGTTTTATTAAAG GATGCAAGAAGCAGATGGGATAGACAGTCTCAGGCCTTTTATAACTTATTTAGGCAAGCTGACAGAGTTCAAAAGCTTACTGATGTCATCCAAAGACTG GAGCAAGGTGATCTCAAGCTTAGAGTTCGGGCATTGGAATCTGAGAGGGCATTCCAACGTGTAGCAACTGTTCAGAAGACTATAGGGAGT GCTGTTGCTGCAGGAAGCTTAGTAAACCTGGCAacaattttgtattttaattccATTCGA GTTCCTGCTATGACCGCATATGCCTTTTGTGCATTTTTCGGCATTCAAGTTCTCATTGGCATTATAAAGGTAAAGAAGCTGGATGAGCGTGAAAGATTAATAATGGGAACTGCTTAA